In Calonectris borealis chromosome 25, bCalBor7.hap1.2, whole genome shotgun sequence, the following proteins share a genomic window:
- the GALE gene encoding UDP-glucose 4-epimerase, translated as MAEKILVTGGAGYIGSHCVLELVEAGYVPVVIDNFHNAIRGADALPESLRRVQQIVRQPILFQELDITDEAALRELFTKHRFSAVMHFAGLKAVGESVQKPLEYYRVNLTGTIRLLETMKAHGVRNIVFSSSATVYGDPKYLPLDENHPVGGCTNPYGKSKYFIEEMIRDLCKAERDWNAVLLRYFNPIGAHESGMIGEDPQGIPNNLMPYVAQVAVGRREFLSVFGNDYRTDDGTGVRDYIHVVDLAKGHIAALKKLKENCGCKIYNLGTGTGYSVLQMVRAMEKASGREIKYKITGRREGDVASCYANPALAERELGWKAAFGLDKMCEDLWRWQLQNPTGFSKN; from the exons ATGGCTGAGAAGATCCTGGTGACCGGCGGAGCTGGCTACATCGGCAGTCACTGtgtgctggagctggtggaggcCGGCTATGTCCCTGTGGTCATAGACAACTTTCACAATGCCATCCGAG GGGCAGACGCGCTCCCCGAGAGCCTCCGGCGTGTGCAGCAGATCGTGCGCCAGCCCATCCTCTTCCAGGAGCTGGATATCACTGACGAGGCAGCGCTGCGGGAGCTCTTCACTAAG CACCGTTTCTCAGCCGTGATGCACTTTGCGGGGCTGAAGGCAGTGGGGGAATCTGTGCAGAAGCCCCTGGAGTACTACAGGGTGAACCTCACCGGGACCATCCGGCTGCTGGAG ACCATGAAAGCCCACGGCGTGAGGAACATCGTGTTCAGCAGCTCTGCCACCGTCTACGGAGACCCCAAGTATCTGCCCCTGGATGAGAACCACCCCGTTGGAGGCTGCACCAACCCCTACGGCAAATCCAAGTACTTCATCGAGGAGATGATTCGAGATCTCTGCAAAGCAGAAAGG GACTGGAACGCTGTTCTCCTGCGCTATTTCAACCCCATCGGTGCCCACGAGTCAGGCATGATCGGAGAAGATCCTCAGGGGATCCCAAACAACCTCATGCCCTACGTGGCGCAG GTGGCAGTGGGGCGCCGGGAATTCCTGAGCGTGTTCGGGAACGACTACAGGACGGACGATGGAACGG GCGTCAGGGATTACATCCATGTCGTGGATTTAGCCAAGGGCCATATCGCTGCTTTGAAGAAGCTCAAGGAGAACTGCGGCTGCAAG ATCTACAATCTGGGCACAGGCACCGGCTACTCTGTCCTGCAGATGGTCCGGGCCATGGAGAAAGCCTCAGGGAGGGAG ATCAAGTACAAGATCACGGGCCGGCGGGAGGGAGACGTGGCCTCCTGCTACGCCAACCCGGCGCTGGCCGAGCGCGAGctgggctggaaagctgcctttgGCCTGGACAAGATGT GCGAGGACCTGTGGCGGTGGCAGCTGCAGAATCCCACGGGCTTCAGCAAGAACTGA
- the LYPLA2 gene encoding acyl-protein thioesterase 2 isoform X2, with protein sequence MKMVMPSWFDLMGLTPDAPEDEAGIKKAAENIKAIIEHEMKNGIPPNRIILGGFSQGGALSLYTALTCQHQLAGIVALSCWLPLHKAFPQAANNGVNKDIAILQCHGEMDPMIPVRFGALTAEKLKSVVTPTKVQFKTYPGVMHSSCPQEMMAVKEFIEKLLPRI encoded by the exons ATGAAGATGGTTATGCCCTCCTG GTTTGATCTGATGGGGTTGACTCCGGATGCACCTGAGGATGAAGCTGGGATCAAGAAAGCCGCAGAAAACA TTAAAGCAATTATCGAGCATGAAATGAAGAACGGGATCCCACCCAACCGCATCATCCTGGGGGGCTTCTCACAG GGCGGCGCCTTGTCGCTGTACACGGCTCTCAcctgccagcaccagctggctggcaTCGTGGCGCTcagctgctggctcccgctgCACAAGGCCTTCCCGCAG GCGGCGAATAACGGCGTGAACAAGGACATCGCCATCCTGCAGTGCCATGGGGAGATGGATCCCATGATCCCTGTCCGCTTCGGGGCCCTCACTGCTGAGAAGCTGAAATCTGTCGTCACCCCCACCAAGGTCCAGTTCAAAACCTACCCCGGCGTGATGCACAGTTCCTGTCCTCAG GAGATGATGGCGGTGAAGGAGTTCATCGAGAAGTTGCTGCCCCGGATCTAA
- the LYPLA2 gene encoding acyl-protein thioesterase 2 isoform X1, with product MCGNNMSVPLLADAVTVSGAERETAAVIFLHGLGDTGHSWADALSSIRLPYVKYICPHAPRIPVTLNMKMVMPSWFDLMGLTPDAPEDEAGIKKAAENIKAIIEHEMKNGIPPNRIILGGFSQGGALSLYTALTCQHQLAGIVALSCWLPLHKAFPQAANNGVNKDIAILQCHGEMDPMIPVRFGALTAEKLKSVVTPTKVQFKTYPGVMHSSCPQEMMAVKEFIEKLLPRI from the exons ATGTGTGGTAACAACATGTCTGTCCCCCTCCTCGCTGACGCAGTGACTGTCTCAGGGGCAGAGCGGGAGACTGCCGCG GTCATTTTTTTACATGGCCTTGGAGACACGGG gcACAGCTGGGCTGACGCTCTCTCCTCCATCCGCCTCCCCTATGTGAAATATATTTGCCCTCACGC GCCCCGGATCCCAGTGACCCTCAACATGAAGATGGTTATGCCCTCCTG GTTTGATCTGATGGGGTTGACTCCGGATGCACCTGAGGATGAAGCTGGGATCAAGAAAGCCGCAGAAAACA TTAAAGCAATTATCGAGCATGAAATGAAGAACGGGATCCCACCCAACCGCATCATCCTGGGGGGCTTCTCACAG GGCGGCGCCTTGTCGCTGTACACGGCTCTCAcctgccagcaccagctggctggcaTCGTGGCGCTcagctgctggctcccgctgCACAAGGCCTTCCCGCAG GCGGCGAATAACGGCGTGAACAAGGACATCGCCATCCTGCAGTGCCATGGGGAGATGGATCCCATGATCCCTGTCCGCTTCGGGGCCCTCACTGCTGAGAAGCTGAAATCTGTCGTCACCCCCACCAAGGTCCAGTTCAAAACCTACCCCGGCGTGATGCACAGTTCCTGTCCTCAG GAGATGATGGCGGTGAAGGAGTTCATCGAGAAGTTGCTGCCCCGGATCTAA